A stretch of Ammospiza caudacuta isolate bAmmCau1 chromosome 18, bAmmCau1.pri, whole genome shotgun sequence DNA encodes these proteins:
- the CMKLR1 gene encoding chemerin-like receptor 1 isoform X2 translates to MCLSGCSSCLRPVWRELPLCPGTLKCHLSPSQQRGERGRSLAAVPSIPSPQDHTDQLPFPGTMALPNLSDYLDGLNNNYSDYPDYTYEDTGSVWADPAHDPKDITRILSVIIYSVSCVLGILGNGLVIAIITLKMKKSVNAVWFLNLAVADFLFNIFLPINIAYTAMSYHWIFGTVMCKLNSFLLILNMYTSVLLLTTISFDRYVSVVFPVWSQNHRSTNLAYGVCVVIWTLGIVMSCPSLVFRDTAQTRSSVICFSNFSLSRNKSYEGLALVRHRTVNITRFLAGYILPITIITFCYAAIVLNLRRNRLAKSKKPFKIIVTIIVTFFLCWSPYHLLNLLETVPGAVPWSVFEIFIPLTTALAASNSCMNPVLYVFMGQDFKKFKVTLLSRLVNALSEETGHSSIVHRSFSKVSSMTEKETTVV, encoded by the exons ATGTGTCTGAGTGGATGCAG CTCATGCCTTAGGCCGGTGTGGAGGGAGCTGCCGCTgtgccctgggacactgaagtgccacctgtccccatcccaaCAGAGAGGAGAGAG GGGCAGATCCCTGGCTGCAGTTCCCAGCATCCCATCTCCTCAGGATCACACGGATCAGCTGCCATTCCCAGGGACGATGGCGCTTCCCAACCTGTCCGATTACCTGGACGGCCTCAACAATAACTACAGCGACTACCCCGACTACACCTACGAGGACACGGGCAGCGTGTGGGCAGACCCGGCCCACGACCCCAAGGACATCACCAGGATCCTGTCCGTCATCATCTACAGCGTGTCCTGTGTGCTGGGCatcctgggcaacggcctcgTCATCGCCATCATCACCCTCAAGATGAAGAAGTCGGTGAACGCCGTCTGGTTCCTGAATCTGGCCGTGGCCGACTTCCTCTTCAACATCTTCCTGCCCATCAACATCGCCTACACGGCCATGAGCTACCACTGGATCTTCGGCACGGTCATGTGCAAGCTCAactccttcctcctcatcctcaacATGTACACCAGCGTCCTGCTGCTCACCACCATCAGCTTCGACCGCTACGTGTCCGTGGTGTTCCCGGTGTGGTCGCAGAACCACCGCTCCACCAACCTGGCCTACGGGGTCTGCGTGGTCATCTGGACCCTGGGCATCGTCATGAGCTGCCCCTCGCTCGTCTTCCGGGACACGGCGCAGACCCGGAGCTCTGTGATTTGTTTCAGCAATTTCTCCCTCTCCAGGAATAAATCCTACGAAGGGCTGGCTCTGGTGAGGCACCGTACGGTGAACATCACCAGGTTCCTGGCCGGCTACATCCTCCCCATCACCATCATCACCTTCTGCTACGCCGCCATCGTCCTCAACCTGCGCCGCAACCGCCTGGCCAAGTCCAAGAAGCCCTTCAAGATCATTGTCACCATCATTGTCACCTTCTTCCTCTGTTGGAGCCCCTACCACCTGCTGAACCTGCTGGAGACGGTGCCCGGCGCGGTGCCCTGGTCCGTGTTTGAGATCTTCATCCCGCTCACCACGGCTCTGGCAGCCTCCAACAGCTGCATGAACCCCGTCCTCTATGTCTTCATGGGCCAGGACTTCAAGAAGTTCAAGGTGACCCTCCTTTCCAGGCTGGTGAACGCCCTCAGCGAGGAGACAGGACACTCCAGCATCGTGCACAGGAGCTTCTCCAAGGTCTCCTCCATGACTGAGAAAGAGACAACGGTTGTGTAA
- the FICD gene encoding protein adenylyltransferase FICD yields MNLVAMATDPELQCVSLWLRVRWAAVLVLLLSSLVMLLLPLDNQCQAVLKGLSLLRNRLGSSSGISRIMGQSTELSVTSRGLELLVLKGKASPEVKLEARAALNQALEMKRQGKREKAHKLFLYALKMDPDYVDALNEFGIFSEEDKDILQADYLYSKALTISPHNEKALSNRGRTLPLVEEIDQRYFSIIDSKVKKVMAIPKGNSALRRVMEESYYHHIYHTVAIEGNTLSLSEIRHIIETRYAVPGKSLAEQNEVLGMHAALKFVNTTLVSRIGSVTSRDILDIHRRVLGYADPVEAGRFRATQVFVGHHIPPHPQDVEKQMEEFVQWMNSEDASSLHPVEFAALAHYKLVYIHPFVDGNGRTSRLLMNLILMQAGYPPITIRKEQRAEYYHVLEVANEGDVRPFIRFIAKCAETTLDMLLIATTEYSVGLPEAGSKQTIPVKT; encoded by the exons ATGAACCTCGTGGCGATGGCGACCGACCCCGAGCTGCAGTGCGTGTCCCTGTGGCTCCGTGTGCGCTGGGCGGccgtgctggtgctgctgctgagctccctggtgatgctgctgctgccgctggacaaccagtgccaggctgtgctcaaggggctgtccctgctgaggaACAGGCTGGGCTCCTCCTCGGGGATCAGCAGGATCATGGGACAGAGCACCGAGCTGAGCGTCACCTCCCgcgggctggagctgctggtgctgaagGGAAAAGCATCCCCAG AGGTGAAGCTGgaagccagagcagctctgaatcAAGCCCTGGAGATGAAGCGCCAAGGGAAGCGGGAGAAGGCTCACAAACTCTTCCTGTACGCCCTCAAAATGGACCCAGACTACGTGGATGCCCTCAACGAGTTTGGGATCTTTTCAGAGGAGGACAAGGACATCCTGCAGGCTGACTACCTGTACTCCAAAGCTCTGACCATCTCCCCCCACAACGAGAAGGCTCTGAGCAACCGCGGCCGGACGCTGCCCTTGGTGGAGGAGATCGACCAGAGGTATTTCAGCATCATCGACAGCAAGGTCAAGAAGGTGATGGCCATTCCCAAGGGGAATTCTGCCCTGCGCAGGGTGATGGAGGAATCCTACTACCACCACATCTACCACACGGTGGCCATCGAGGGGAACACGCTATCGCTGTCCGAGATCCGGCACATCATCGAGACCAG GTACGCCGTTCCCGGGAAGAGCCTGGCGGAGCAGAACGAGGTGCTGGGCATGCACGCCGCCCTCAAGTTCGTCAACACCACGCTGGTGTCGCGCATCGGCTCCGTCACCAGCAGGGACATCCTGGACATCCACCGGCGCGTGCTGGGCTACGCCGACCCCGTGGAGGCCGGGCGCTTCCGCGCCACGCAGGTCTTCGTGGGCCACCACATCCCGCCGCACCCGCAGGACGTGGAGAAGCAGATGGAGGAGTTCGTGCAGTGGATGAACTCGGAGGACGCCAGCAGCCTGCACCCCGTGGAGTTCGCGGCGCTGGCGCACTACAAGCTGGTTTACATCCACCCCTTCGTGGACGGCAACGGCCGCACGTCGCGGCTGCTGATGAACCTGATCCTGATGCAGGCGGGGTACCCGCCCATCACCATCCGCAAGGAGCAGCGGGCTGAGTATTACCACGTGCTGGAGGTGGCCAACGAGGGCGACGTGCGCCCCTTCATCCGCTTCATCGCCAAGTGCGCCGAGACCACGCTGGACATGCTGCTCATCGCCACCACCGAGTACTCCGTGGGCCTGCCCGAGGCCGGCTCCAAACAAACCATCCCCGTCAAGACTTGA
- the CMKLR1 gene encoding chemerin-like receptor 1 isoform X1 produces the protein MLKIPLGFIQLSSCLRPVWRELPLCPGTLKCHLSPSQQRGERGRSLAAVPSIPSPQDHTDQLPFPGTMALPNLSDYLDGLNNNYSDYPDYTYEDTGSVWADPAHDPKDITRILSVIIYSVSCVLGILGNGLVIAIITLKMKKSVNAVWFLNLAVADFLFNIFLPINIAYTAMSYHWIFGTVMCKLNSFLLILNMYTSVLLLTTISFDRYVSVVFPVWSQNHRSTNLAYGVCVVIWTLGIVMSCPSLVFRDTAQTRSSVICFSNFSLSRNKSYEGLALVRHRTVNITRFLAGYILPITIITFCYAAIVLNLRRNRLAKSKKPFKIIVTIIVTFFLCWSPYHLLNLLETVPGAVPWSVFEIFIPLTTALAASNSCMNPVLYVFMGQDFKKFKVTLLSRLVNALSEETGHSSIVHRSFSKVSSMTEKETTVV, from the exons ATGCTGAAAATTCCCTTGGGATTCATCCAGCTCAG CTCATGCCTTAGGCCGGTGTGGAGGGAGCTGCCGCTgtgccctgggacactgaagtgccacctgtccccatcccaaCAGAGAGGAGAGAG GGGCAGATCCCTGGCTGCAGTTCCCAGCATCCCATCTCCTCAGGATCACACGGATCAGCTGCCATTCCCAGGGACGATGGCGCTTCCCAACCTGTCCGATTACCTGGACGGCCTCAACAATAACTACAGCGACTACCCCGACTACACCTACGAGGACACGGGCAGCGTGTGGGCAGACCCGGCCCACGACCCCAAGGACATCACCAGGATCCTGTCCGTCATCATCTACAGCGTGTCCTGTGTGCTGGGCatcctgggcaacggcctcgTCATCGCCATCATCACCCTCAAGATGAAGAAGTCGGTGAACGCCGTCTGGTTCCTGAATCTGGCCGTGGCCGACTTCCTCTTCAACATCTTCCTGCCCATCAACATCGCCTACACGGCCATGAGCTACCACTGGATCTTCGGCACGGTCATGTGCAAGCTCAactccttcctcctcatcctcaacATGTACACCAGCGTCCTGCTGCTCACCACCATCAGCTTCGACCGCTACGTGTCCGTGGTGTTCCCGGTGTGGTCGCAGAACCACCGCTCCACCAACCTGGCCTACGGGGTCTGCGTGGTCATCTGGACCCTGGGCATCGTCATGAGCTGCCCCTCGCTCGTCTTCCGGGACACGGCGCAGACCCGGAGCTCTGTGATTTGTTTCAGCAATTTCTCCCTCTCCAGGAATAAATCCTACGAAGGGCTGGCTCTGGTGAGGCACCGTACGGTGAACATCACCAGGTTCCTGGCCGGCTACATCCTCCCCATCACCATCATCACCTTCTGCTACGCCGCCATCGTCCTCAACCTGCGCCGCAACCGCCTGGCCAAGTCCAAGAAGCCCTTCAAGATCATTGTCACCATCATTGTCACCTTCTTCCTCTGTTGGAGCCCCTACCACCTGCTGAACCTGCTGGAGACGGTGCCCGGCGCGGTGCCCTGGTCCGTGTTTGAGATCTTCATCCCGCTCACCACGGCTCTGGCAGCCTCCAACAGCTGCATGAACCCCGTCCTCTATGTCTTCATGGGCCAGGACTTCAAGAAGTTCAAGGTGACCCTCCTTTCCAGGCTGGTGAACGCCCTCAGCGAGGAGACAGGACACTCCAGCATCGTGCACAGGAGCTTCTCCAAGGTCTCCTCCATGACTGAGAAAGAGACAACGGTTGTGTAA
- the CMKLR1 gene encoding chemerin-like receptor 1 isoform X3: MALPNLSDYLDGLNNNYSDYPDYTYEDTGSVWADPAHDPKDITRILSVIIYSVSCVLGILGNGLVIAIITLKMKKSVNAVWFLNLAVADFLFNIFLPINIAYTAMSYHWIFGTVMCKLNSFLLILNMYTSVLLLTTISFDRYVSVVFPVWSQNHRSTNLAYGVCVVIWTLGIVMSCPSLVFRDTAQTRSSVICFSNFSLSRNKSYEGLALVRHRTVNITRFLAGYILPITIITFCYAAIVLNLRRNRLAKSKKPFKIIVTIIVTFFLCWSPYHLLNLLETVPGAVPWSVFEIFIPLTTALAASNSCMNPVLYVFMGQDFKKFKVTLLSRLVNALSEETGHSSIVHRSFSKVSSMTEKETTVV; the protein is encoded by the coding sequence ATGGCGCTTCCCAACCTGTCCGATTACCTGGACGGCCTCAACAATAACTACAGCGACTACCCCGACTACACCTACGAGGACACGGGCAGCGTGTGGGCAGACCCGGCCCACGACCCCAAGGACATCACCAGGATCCTGTCCGTCATCATCTACAGCGTGTCCTGTGTGCTGGGCatcctgggcaacggcctcgTCATCGCCATCATCACCCTCAAGATGAAGAAGTCGGTGAACGCCGTCTGGTTCCTGAATCTGGCCGTGGCCGACTTCCTCTTCAACATCTTCCTGCCCATCAACATCGCCTACACGGCCATGAGCTACCACTGGATCTTCGGCACGGTCATGTGCAAGCTCAactccttcctcctcatcctcaacATGTACACCAGCGTCCTGCTGCTCACCACCATCAGCTTCGACCGCTACGTGTCCGTGGTGTTCCCGGTGTGGTCGCAGAACCACCGCTCCACCAACCTGGCCTACGGGGTCTGCGTGGTCATCTGGACCCTGGGCATCGTCATGAGCTGCCCCTCGCTCGTCTTCCGGGACACGGCGCAGACCCGGAGCTCTGTGATTTGTTTCAGCAATTTCTCCCTCTCCAGGAATAAATCCTACGAAGGGCTGGCTCTGGTGAGGCACCGTACGGTGAACATCACCAGGTTCCTGGCCGGCTACATCCTCCCCATCACCATCATCACCTTCTGCTACGCCGCCATCGTCCTCAACCTGCGCCGCAACCGCCTGGCCAAGTCCAAGAAGCCCTTCAAGATCATTGTCACCATCATTGTCACCTTCTTCCTCTGTTGGAGCCCCTACCACCTGCTGAACCTGCTGGAGACGGTGCCCGGCGCGGTGCCCTGGTCCGTGTTTGAGATCTTCATCCCGCTCACCACGGCTCTGGCAGCCTCCAACAGCTGCATGAACCCCGTCCTCTATGTCTTCATGGGCCAGGACTTCAAGAAGTTCAAGGTGACCCTCCTTTCCAGGCTGGTGAACGCCCTCAGCGAGGAGACAGGACACTCCAGCATCGTGCACAGGAGCTTCTCCAAGGTCTCCTCCATGACTGAGAAAGAGACAACGGTTGTGTAA